A single Inediibacterium massiliense DNA region contains:
- a CDS encoding DUF3866 family protein, with protein MIQSAFFNIRKEGKKLIGIKIGKVIQILKENENKTEVLVKIKDKEYKAINYNRLTGKIDLEDELILNTTALDLSLGTGGYHFVIANLSHPTKDLSEGGHIMKLRYSPYQLKVFASEEQDSEDHDIFNQFESLEGMPVIVGTLHSMLPAIVEVLKTLKEDIKITYIMTDGAALPIDLSNMVTNLKENKIIHKAITIGNAFGGDLDCVNIYNGLIAAKEITKCHIAVVTMGPGIVGTGTKFGFTGVEQGNIIDAVNDLGGIPIAVPRMSFADQRKRHQGISHHTLTVLNTIAKTKAIVGLPKLEKEKSEYIKDQLKHTTILSKHKIVYEDCEEIYSILKHSNLNMRTMGRSFEEEKEYFITCGLCAKIALKILDDPQSNFLE; from the coding sequence ATGATCCAGTCTGCCTTTTTTAATATAAGGAAAGAAGGGAAAAAATTGATTGGAATCAAAATAGGAAAGGTTATTCAAATTTTGAAAGAGAATGAAAATAAAACGGAAGTATTGGTAAAAATAAAAGATAAAGAATATAAAGCCATCAATTATAATCGATTAACAGGAAAAATTGATTTGGAAGATGAGCTTATTTTAAATACTACTGCACTAGATTTAAGTCTAGGAACAGGAGGATATCATTTTGTCATTGCTAATTTAAGTCATCCAACCAAAGATTTAAGTGAAGGAGGACATATTATGAAACTTAGATATTCTCCTTATCAGTTAAAGGTTTTTGCATCAGAAGAGCAAGATAGTGAAGATCATGATATTTTTAACCAATTTGAATCTTTAGAAGGTATGCCTGTTATTGTAGGTACATTACATAGTATGCTTCCAGCTATTGTGGAAGTTTTAAAAACATTAAAAGAAGACATAAAAATTACTTATATTATGACAGATGGCGCAGCATTACCTATTGACTTAAGCAATATGGTGACAAATTTAAAAGAAAATAAAATCATTCATAAAGCTATTACCATAGGCAATGCCTTTGGTGGAGATTTAGATTGTGTAAATATTTATAATGGTTTGATTGCTGCAAAGGAAATTACAAAATGTCATATAGCAGTAGTCACAATGGGTCCTGGAATTGTAGGTACAGGAACAAAATTCGGTTTTACTGGAGTTGAACAAGGCAATATTATTGATGCAGTCAATGATTTAGGAGGAATACCTATTGCAGTTCCTAGAATGAGCTTTGCAGATCAAAGAAAAAGACATCAAGGGATTAGTCATCATACTCTGACAGTTTTAAATACAATTGCTAAAACAAAAGCTATTGTAGGCCTTCCTAAGCTAGAAAAAGAAAAAAGTGAATACATAAAAGACCAATTAAAACATACAACTATTTTATCCAAGCATAAAATAGTTTATGAAGATTGTGAAGAAATATACAGTATTTTAAAGCATTCCAACTTAAACATGAGAACTATGGGAAGAAGTTTTGAAGAAGAAAAAGAATATTTTATCACTTGTGGACTTTGTGCAAAGATTGCTTTGAAAATTTTAGATGATCCTCAATCAAATTTTCTAGAGTAG